The Candidatus Zixiibacteriota bacterium genome includes a window with the following:
- the sppA gene encoding signal peptide peptidase SppA, with translation MFVVRTKNFSRGLYAILAVIFILSTAAVLAGERVVFPEGVFYYQPASTVFGVEATWVNPAGLADYHAAAFQVIADLADERFARSWGGTIIRDRTGIAYRRVDNNAGDDWQEYVLAGGMKLGKTFSLGASYRYYRSGDENLKHDHFWNIGLIGGTGGKFKYGAVFSNLNRTHDAAGNETDVEQRYSIGYRPMGQALTLAVDALLSTGMSLSDADYVYHAEYNAGSGFYLNGFYDSNDNFQIGVRINLARYITGAKSTFDNGGHRRTSFFFGGTSLQQASVMHSRQRRLAVGVGGAIRENPVQPVWGRERTSFTRLILAIHRATEDRTVGEMVLSLDRPSFGFAQAQELREAIERFRAQGKKVTCHVSYPSNLSYYIASAADRILIPPVSQLRLVGLRAELTFWGGTLDKLGIKAEILKCGRYKTAAETYSQNESSEANREQLNRYLDELYDQFVSAIALGRALSVDSVKSLIDRGPMTSVQALECGLVDGLSYRDKMKKEFLRPMPEIAFRPYLADTLQNDGWPPAPEVAVVVADGEIAESAGGQWPFPDSDNLTPGLVKQGYGQAAADPDVQGIVLRINSPGGEALAAEEMYHAGEIAAERFPVVVSMANVAASGGYQIAMPGAVIFSDEATITGSIGVFGGKVDLSGLYDKIDLTKELYVRGKYAGMLSISRPFTDEERDKYQESIDSFYDYFVGLVAESRGLSKDSVAQIAQGQVWTGREAQDNGLVDSLGGVYEAVEYVAEQRGLNDYRVVVYPERKSWLQLPIPSVFRWLSRTLLPGGGDNTGSIEAPPFEEGLYTRLPYDITVE, from the coding sequence ATGTTCGTGGTTCGGACGAAGAATTTTAGCCGCGGTTTGTACGCGATACTGGCGGTCATATTCATTTTATCGACGGCGGCGGTTTTAGCCGGGGAGAGGGTGGTTTTCCCCGAGGGAGTGTTCTACTATCAGCCGGCCTCGACAGTGTTCGGAGTCGAGGCAACCTGGGTCAATCCGGCCGGGCTGGCCGACTACCATGCCGCGGCGTTTCAGGTAATAGCCGATCTGGCCGACGAGCGTTTCGCCCGGAGCTGGGGGGGGACGATTATTCGGGATCGCACCGGGATAGCCTATCGCCGGGTCGACAACAACGCCGGTGACGACTGGCAGGAGTATGTCTTAGCCGGTGGGATGAAACTTGGCAAGACGTTCAGCCTGGGAGCATCTTATCGCTATTACCGAAGCGGCGATGAGAATCTGAAGCATGATCATTTCTGGAATATCGGGTTGATCGGCGGGACCGGCGGCAAGTTCAAATATGGGGCGGTGTTTTCGAATCTCAATCGTACGCACGATGCCGCAGGCAATGAGACCGATGTGGAGCAGCGTTATTCGATTGGTTATCGACCGATGGGACAAGCCTTGACGTTGGCAGTCGATGCACTGCTTTCGACCGGTATGAGTCTATCCGATGCCGATTACGTTTATCATGCCGAATATAACGCCGGCAGCGGTTTCTATCTCAACGGTTTCTACGACTCCAACGACAATTTCCAGATCGGTGTCAGAATCAACCTGGCTCGCTATATTACCGGGGCCAAGTCAACTTTCGATAACGGCGGTCACCGCCGCACGAGTTTCTTCTTCGGCGGCACCAGTCTCCAGCAGGCATCCGTTATGCACTCACGTCAGCGGCGTCTGGCGGTTGGGGTAGGCGGGGCCATTCGCGAGAATCCGGTTCAGCCGGTCTGGGGACGCGAGCGAACCTCGTTTACCCGGCTGATTCTGGCGATCCATCGCGCCACCGAAGACCGCACTGTCGGAGAAATGGTTCTGAGTCTGGATCGTCCGTCGTTCGGATTTGCCCAGGCCCAGGAATTGCGTGAGGCGATCGAGCGGTTCCGGGCACAGGGGAAAAAGGTGACGTGTCATGTCAGTTACCCGAGCAACCTCAGCTACTATATAGCCTCGGCGGCCGATCGAATTTTAATCCCGCCAGTCAGCCAATTGAGACTGGTAGGTCTTCGCGCCGAGTTGACTTTCTGGGGTGGTACCCTGGATAAGTTAGGTATCAAGGCGGAAATCCTCAAATGCGGGCGCTATAAAACCGCCGCTGAAACCTACAGTCAAAACGAGTCTTCCGAGGCCAATCGGGAGCAGCTCAATCGCTACCTCGACGAGCTGTACGATCAATTCGTATCGGCGATAGCGCTGGGAAGAGCGTTGTCGGTCGATTCGGTAAAAAGTCTCATTGACCGGGGTCCGATGACTTCGGTGCAGGCGCTGGAGTGCGGTCTGGTGGATGGTCTTTCCTATCGCGACAAAATGAAAAAAGAGTTCCTGAGGCCGATGCCCGAAATCGCCTTCCGGCCCTATCTTGCCGATACGCTCCAGAATGACGGCTGGCCGCCGGCGCCGGAAGTGGCGGTGGTAGTTGCCGACGGAGAAATTGCCGAATCGGCCGGTGGTCAATGGCCTTTCCCGGATTCGGATAATCTCACTCCCGGTCTTGTGAAGCAGGGATACGGTCAGGCTGCCGCCGATCCCGATGTCCAGGGAATCGTACTTCGTATCAATTCTCCCGGCGGAGAGGCGCTGGCTGCGGAGGAAATGTATCATGCCGGTGAAATCGCGGCGGAACGTTTTCCGGTTGTGGTTTCCATGGCAAATGTCGCGGCCTCGGGCGGGTATCAGATAGCCATGCCGGGCGCGGTTATTTTCTCCGATGAGGCCACGATCACCGGTTCGATCGGAGTGTTCGGCGGCAAGGTCGATCTGAGCGGGCTGTACGACAAGATCGACCTGACCAAAGAGCTTTACGTACGGGGTAAATATGCCGGTATGTTGAGTATCTCGCGGCCATTTACCGATGAGGAGCGCGACAAGTATCAGGAGTCTATCGACAGTTTCTACGATTACTTCGTTGGCCTGGTGGCTGAAAGCCGCGGATTATCAAAGGACTCCGTGGCGCAAATCGCTCAGGGACAGGTCTGGACCGGTCGTGAAGCGCAGGATAACGGCCTGGTGGATTCGCTGGGTGGTGTGTACGAGGCAGTTGAATACGTGGCTGAGCAAAGAGGTTTGAATGACTATCGGGTGGTGGTTTATCCCGAGCGTAAAAGCTGGCTGCAACTGCCGATTCCTTCGGTCTTTCGCTGGTTGTCGAGGACATTGCTGCCCGGTGGCGGCGATAATACCGGGTCGATCGAAGCGCCTCCGTTCGAGGAAGGCCTCTACACCCGGCTTCCTTACGATATTACCGTCGAATAA
- a CDS encoding PilX N-terminal domain-containing pilus assembly protein, with protein sequence MFSKSLTNERGVAAFIALVLVLMLTLLGLAALSTSDDEVDITGNHMHEMRAFYAAEAGLERAAARLQTAHDTLGGPPSGPFPVITYDTLNGCGVLDSVDDNGPATIQVLTNGTLAGLNALVKSYSITSVAENLKDPGRVVLSQYFESALIPLFQFAVFYGNDLEIAPGPAMSLIGRVHSNGNLYLQSDNTLRMDSYVTASGEIYHGRKGPGGTSYGDVQIKNSSGDLVSMNQSGDWIDANNTNWYDTSTILWEGRVRDSNHGQGELNLPLSSTAGGDAHSLIERSTSNPDSYEDKDATTLKFIDRRAYYRSDATQAWTDVTDTMVALGVITFTDNAFTDQREGSQVDVMDLDVEAAYDEGFISSSDETVIYYSDVNGDYPALRLTNGDELDAGLTVASENPVYTWGDYNSVDKKPASILADAVTFLSDNWVDYKSTWNKYSRPASETTVNVCYLTGNTETTSSSYNGGFENLPRFLENWTGVNFNWKGSAVNLWNSHQANGSWGSIYYNPPNRNWQYDTMLDNPDSLPPETPALRVFQRTGWQQHYVGYEEEDWYANSEL encoded by the coding sequence ATGTTTTCTAAAAGCTTGACCAACGAGCGCGGCGTCGCGGCCTTTATCGCCCTGGTGCTGGTGCTCATGCTGACCCTGCTCGGTCTGGCCGCCCTTTCGACCTCCGACGATGAGGTGGACATCACCGGCAATCACATGCACGAGATGCGAGCCTTTTATGCCGCCGAGGCAGGTCTTGAGCGGGCCGCTGCAAGGCTCCAGACAGCTCATGACACTCTCGGTGGGCCGCCCAGTGGACCATTCCCGGTCATAACCTACGATACGCTTAACGGCTGTGGCGTTCTGGATTCGGTCGATGACAACGGTCCGGCCACCATTCAGGTGTTGACCAACGGTACCCTGGCCGGTTTGAATGCACTCGTGAAGTCCTATTCGATAACTTCCGTGGCCGAGAATCTGAAGGATCCCGGACGGGTGGTACTCTCGCAGTATTTCGAGTCGGCGCTGATACCCCTGTTCCAGTTCGCGGTATTCTACGGCAACGATCTGGAGATCGCTCCCGGTCCGGCTATGAGTCTGATCGGTCGCGTTCACTCCAACGGGAACCTCTATTTACAGTCCGACAACACCCTGCGCATGGACAGTTACGTTACGGCCTCCGGTGAAATTTACCACGGTCGTAAGGGACCAGGCGGAACATCGTACGGCGATGTACAGATCAAAAACTCCTCGGGAGATCTGGTGAGCATGAATCAGTCCGGTGATTGGATCGATGCCAACAACACCAACTGGTACGATACGTCGACCATCCTCTGGGAGGGGCGTGTTCGCGACTCCAACCACGGCCAGGGAGAATTGAACCTGCCGCTCTCATCGACAGCAGGCGGTGATGCGCATTCTTTGATCGAGCGCTCCACGTCCAATCCCGACTCTTACGAAGATAAGGATGCCACTACCCTCAAGTTTATCGATCGCCGCGCTTATTATCGCTCCGACGCTACGCAGGCCTGGACGGATGTAACCGATACCATGGTTGCCCTGGGCGTGATTACATTCACCGATAACGCTTTTACGGATCAGCGCGAGGGCTCCCAGGTAGATGTCATGGACCTTGATGTGGAAGCTGCCTACGATGAAGGCTTCATTTCCAGCTCCGATGAGACCGTGATCTATTACTCGGACGTAAACGGCGACTACCCGGCGCTTCGTCTGACAAACGGCGATGAACTGGATGCCGGCCTGACCGTGGCGAGTGAAAACCCGGTCTACACTTGGGGCGACTACAACTCAGTCGATAAAAAACCGGCCTCAATTCTAGCCGATGCCGTTACATTCCTTTCCGACAACTGGGTTGACTACAAATCCACCTGGAACAAATACTCCCGTCCGGCCTCGGAGACTACCGTTAACGTCTGTTACCTGACGGGTAACACGGAAACTACCTCTTCCAGCTACAACGGCGGTTTCGAGAACCTTCCGCGCTTCCTGGAAAACTGGACGGGTGTGAATTTTAACTGGAAGGGTTCAGCCGTTAACTTGTGGAACTCTCATCAGGCCAACGGCTCCTGGGGCAGTATCTACTACAATCCGCCTAACCGTAACTGGCAGTACGACACCATGCTGGACAATCCGGACTCACTCCCGCCGGAAACTCCCGCATTGCGTGTCTTCCAACGTACCGGTTGGCAGCAGCACTATGTTGGCTATGAGGAGGAAGACTGGTACGCCAACAGCGAATTGTAA
- a CDS encoding prepilin-type N-terminal cleavage/methylation domain-containing protein: MRDNPKIKRAEKGLTILEVLIAMVIMSVALLLLINMGMVALSGNDWSNKTTTAVQLLQQKLEELQGDPDPDSGSDEIDEFNRKWVVSFEENYLRRVQISVAWTDIQGSDRSESLTALIKSDSI, encoded by the coding sequence ATGAGAGATAATCCTAAAATCAAAAGAGCGGAAAAAGGGCTGACGATTCTCGAAGTCCTGATCGCCATGGTGATCATGAGCGTCGCTCTGCTTCTTCTTATAAACATGGGCATGGTTGCTCTGTCCGGCAATGACTGGTCCAATAAAACTACCACCGCAGTGCAGTTGCTTCAGCAGAAGCTGGAAGAATTGCAGGGAGATCCCGATCCCGACAGCGGCTCCGATGAAATCGATGAATTCAACCGCAAGTGGGTAGTCTCGTTCGAGGAAAACTATTTGCGTCGGGTGCAAATCAGTGTCGCCTGGACAGATATTCAGGGAAGCGATCGTTCGGAATCCCTTACAGCCCTTATTAAATCCGATTCAATATAG
- a CDS encoding prepilin-type N-terminal cleavage/methylation domain-containing protein, which yields MNIRNRHMSDHGLTLLELLVALVITGIITTAILHTYIIQHKNYLIQEDITEIQQNARASIDELARQVRMAGYNLPLGMPGIEAANTNPDTLTIRYNAGGCDTELRLPMPRTSSELKVDTATNYTCYNDGDWVYIWEPDSGYGQWIEITHVQPSANKLQHNTVLLLDEYGAGSQIMDLTQVKFYIDNTTDADHPNLMMEFPGMPPQVYADNISDLQFSYRMSGGAVVDNPVPVDDIREVLISVRGRSNVPDPDFPDNPYRQRDFATSVFVRNM from the coding sequence ATGAATATCAGAAACAGACACATGTCGGATCACGGCTTGACTCTGCTGGAATTGCTGGTCGCCCTGGTCATCACCGGAATTATCACTACGGCCATTCTTCACACCTATATCATTCAGCACAAGAACTACCTGATCCAGGAAGACATAACCGAAATTCAGCAAAACGCACGAGCCTCGATCGATGAACTGGCACGCCAGGTGCGTATGGCGGGCTACAATCTTCCGCTGGGGATGCCGGGTATCGAGGCCGCCAATACTAATCCCGACACTCTGACCATCCGCTACAACGCCGGCGGCTGCGACACTGAGCTTCGTCTGCCGATGCCGCGCACTTCGTCGGAGTTGAAAGTCGATACGGCCACAAACTATACCTGTTACAACGACGGCGACTGGGTTTATATCTGGGAACCTGATTCCGGTTACGGCCAGTGGATCGAGATCACCCATGTGCAGCCCTCAGCCAATAAGCTCCAGCACAACACCGTGTTGCTTCTGGATGAGTACGGCGCGGGATCGCAGATCATGGATCTGACCCAGGTTAAATTCTATATCGATAACACCACCGATGCGGATCATCCTAATCTGATGATGGAATTCCCGGGTATGCCGCCGCAGGTATACGCCGACAATATCAGCGATCTGCAGTTTTCTTATCGTATGAGCGGCGGGGCTGTGGTCGATAATCCGGTACCCGTTGACGACATTCGAGAAGTGCTCATTTCAGTTCGGGGACGTTCCAATGTACCCGACCCGGATTTCCCCGATAATCCATACCGGCAGCGCGACTTTGCCACGTCGGTATTCGTGAGAAATATGTAA
- a CDS encoding acetolactate synthase large subunit → MPNASEIFVKALENEGVEYIFGVPGEENIDFLEAVRRSRIKFILTRHEQGAGFMADVYGRLTGRAGVCLSTLGPGATNLLTPIADAHLDRAPLVAITGQADTLRMHKESHQYVDIVSMFRPTTKWNTRIGRPDMVTEAVRKAFKLAEAEKPGSTHLEFPENVAAEKCGNPQCFEVRKVRRPAPDYKAVNCALDLIKQARKPLILAGNGAIRKRATRQLRTFLEKTGMAVCNTFMSKGAAGVDYRYNLFTIGLQSRDHITCAIEEADLIICLGYDIVEYSPQHWNPNGEKKIIHIDFAPAEVDYWYNPVCEVVGDIASTLWEINERIDDTLPRETGKYALKHRRPILKDIHQYDKSKAFPFKPQKILHDVREVLADEDVLISDVGAHKMWIARMFLVHEPNTCIISNGFASMGIALPGGIAAKLVYPKRRVMTISGDAGFLMNVQELETAVRLKLNTVNMIWSDGTLGLIEWKQKNKFGRAYATRFENPDWVQLARSYGAHGIRVKKGDDLTQVLKKAFRLKGPVVIDCPVDYSENVKLTKRLGKLVCPI, encoded by the coding sequence ATGCCGAATGCATCGGAGATATTCGTTAAAGCTCTGGAAAATGAGGGTGTTGAATATATCTTCGGAGTTCCGGGCGAGGAGAATATAGATTTCCTCGAGGCGGTTCGCCGATCCCGGATCAAGTTTATCCTAACGCGGCATGAACAAGGGGCGGGCTTCATGGCCGACGTCTATGGACGTCTGACCGGTCGGGCCGGAGTATGTTTATCGACACTCGGCCCCGGCGCTACCAATCTCCTGACGCCGATTGCCGACGCCCACCTCGACCGGGCGCCGCTGGTTGCTATTACCGGTCAGGCGGATACATTGCGCATGCATAAAGAGTCGCACCAGTACGTTGATATCGTCTCCATGTTTCGCCCGACCACCAAATGGAACACTCGGATCGGTCGCCCCGATATGGTGACCGAGGCGGTCCGCAAGGCGTTTAAACTGGCCGAGGCGGAGAAACCCGGGTCGACTCATCTGGAATTTCCGGAAAACGTGGCGGCTGAGAAATGTGGTAATCCCCAGTGTTTTGAGGTGCGCAAGGTACGTCGTCCCGCCCCGGATTACAAAGCGGTCAATTGTGCTCTTGATCTGATCAAGCAAGCCCGGAAACCTTTGATCCTCGCCGGCAACGGGGCTATCAGAAAACGTGCGACCCGGCAGTTGCGAACATTTCTCGAAAAGACCGGTATGGCGGTGTGCAACACGTTCATGTCCAAGGGAGCGGCAGGGGTTGATTATCGCTACAACCTCTTTACGATCGGTTTGCAGAGCCGGGATCATATCACCTGTGCGATAGAAGAGGCCGATCTGATTATCTGTCTCGGTTATGACATTGTGGAGTATTCTCCCCAGCATTGGAATCCGAACGGAGAAAAGAAAATCATCCATATAGATTTCGCTCCGGCTGAAGTCGACTACTGGTACAATCCGGTCTGTGAGGTAGTGGGAGATATCGCCTCGACGCTCTGGGAAATAAATGAGCGGATCGACGACACGTTGCCGCGTGAAACCGGGAAATACGCTCTCAAACATCGCCGTCCGATTCTGAAGGATATCCACCAGTACGACAAGAGCAAAGCCTTCCCGTTCAAACCGCAGAAGATTTTACACGATGTCCGCGAGGTGCTGGCCGACGAGGATGTGTTGATTTCGGACGTCGGCGCTCATAAAATGTGGATCGCCCGTATGTTCCTCGTGCATGAGCCGAACACCTGCATCATTTCCAACGGATTCGCCTCGATGGGGATCGCTCTGCCGGGCGGTATCGCCGCCAAGCTGGTTTATCCGAAACGTCGCGTCATGACCATTTCCGGCGATGCCGGATTTCTCATGAACGTTCAGGAGCTGGAAACGGCCGTACGCCTGAAACTCAACACGGTCAACATGATCTGGTCCGACGGCACCCTTGGCCTGATCGAATGGAAGCAAAAAAACAAATTCGGCCGGGCCTACGCTACTCGCTTCGAAAATCCGGATTGGGTCCAACTGGCCCGCTCCTACGGTGCGCATGGTATCCGGGTGAAGAAGGGGGACGATTTGACGCAGGTGCTCAAGAAGGCGTTCCGCCTGAAAGGCCCGGTGGTGATCGACTGTCCGGTCGATTACAGCGAAAACGTGAAGCTGACCAAACGACTGGGGAAACTGGTGTGCCCGATATGA
- a CDS encoding patatin-like phospholipase family protein, producing MRDLSWQVKYTLLILLFLLPCLSVSARDVHVTIGGLDGLAADDSLPSYPVVLAISGGGARGLASIGVLKAFEENNIKVAAIAGTSIGGVVGGLYSAGYSADQLITIVRDMDLTSLFSNQPSRSSMFLTQRQDRDRHLVSIRFDGFHPVIPRALTAGQRLTTLFTNLTTSASYRCGGDFDRLPIPFRTVATDIVSGRPVILSHGSLADAMRATLAFPLVFTPLERGSQLLLDGGMVMPVPVDLVRSLCDTVDYAVAINTTSPLLPKNKINNPVDIANQVTSIMSADKLTSALADADCIVTPLPDDITSTDFELRDSLVGLGYQAGLIAVRKIIRDQSERDAARFMIEQVSISGCTATTAAVIEDRFIGRPFTRAELIEELKRTANDYKLFRLDADLTDLYFEDGSAYSLSIKLIPQVAVDEVQFHIEGNSVYPDSILIQRLYGDWDRLTPTVLHHGIEAVETRYRNDGYDLARVISVDIDSCGKDIVLHLDEAIITDITVDNPGRTRDWLIRAGFPLKKGEPYSAHKGALGLANIYGTELFDRVAVDLEPDRAGARVRISVEEHKYFQVRLGWHWDDRFQSEEFAEILDDNVYGAGIEYLIHGRYAEDRQRCFVRLSADRIFSTYLTARFTGFYNRLERNLFDEAGEITDEREENRYGFEASIGQQIARLGIVSAGLVIEQVRCEQESTDEVDEFGLRSIKFESLVENFDQVNFTNSGKRHQFELRLAGEYLGGETEFTKFYSSVEAYWPLGSLLNYHPHIAVGLSRSNLPPSERFYLGGLHSFMGYRTNQLVGDKVLTMAQELRLRLPLKFYFITRYDVGQVYSSTDHIKLSNIRHGFGVIAAFDALIGPIEFGYGVATGEFERYYLNVGLNF from the coding sequence ATGCGTGACCTTAGTTGGCAAGTGAAATATACTCTTCTGATCCTGCTGTTTTTGCTACCGTGTTTATCGGTATCGGCTCGCGACGTTCATGTGACGATCGGCGGGCTCGATGGACTGGCTGCCGATGACAGCCTCCCGAGTTACCCGGTTGTACTGGCTATTTCCGGCGGCGGCGCCCGCGGTTTGGCCTCGATAGGCGTCCTGAAAGCATTCGAAGAGAACAACATCAAGGTTGCAGCCATAGCCGGTACTTCCATCGGAGGGGTGGTCGGCGGTCTTTACTCGGCAGGTTACAGCGCCGATCAATTGATAACGATTGTCCGCGATATGGACCTGACCAGCCTGTTCTCGAATCAACCTTCCCGCAGCAGCATGTTTCTCACTCAGCGACAGGACCGCGACCGGCACCTGGTGTCGATTCGTTTCGACGGTTTCCATCCGGTGATACCGCGTGCCCTTACCGCCGGGCAGCGACTGACCACCTTGTTCACCAACCTGACCACCAGCGCCAGTTATCGGTGCGGGGGTGATTTTGACCGCCTGCCGATCCCCTTCCGCACCGTCGCTACCGATATCGTCTCCGGGCGTCCGGTAATCCTTTCGCACGGCTCACTGGCCGATGCCATGCGTGCCACTCTGGCCTTTCCCCTCGTTTTCACTCCCCTCGAACGCGGCAGCCAACTGCTCCTGGACGGCGGCATGGTCATGCCGGTACCGGTCGACCTTGTCCGCAGCCTGTGCGACACGGTCGACTATGCCGTGGCGATCAACACTACCAGCCCGCTGTTGCCTAAAAACAAGATCAATAATCCCGTAGATATCGCCAACCAGGTAACTTCGATCATGTCCGCCGACAAGTTGACTTCGGCCCTGGCCGATGCGGACTGTATCGTCACTCCGTTACCCGACGATATCACTTCGACCGATTTCGAATTGAGAGACAGCCTGGTCGGGTTAGGCTATCAGGCGGGACTGATCGCCGTACGCAAGATAATCCGCGACCAGTCCGAGCGTGATGCCGCCCGCTTCATGATCGAACAGGTCTCTATCAGCGGATGCACCGCAACTACGGCAGCAGTTATCGAAGATCGTTTTATAGGCCGACCGTTCACCCGTGCGGAGTTGATCGAAGAACTGAAACGAACGGCCAACGATTACAAGTTGTTCCGCCTCGATGCCGACCTCACTGATTTGTATTTCGAAGACGGATCAGCGTATTCACTGTCGATTAAGCTCATACCGCAGGTTGCCGTCGATGAAGTCCAATTTCATATCGAGGGTAACAGCGTTTATCCCGATTCCATACTGATACAGCGACTCTACGGCGACTGGGACCGACTGACACCGACCGTCCTTCATCACGGGATCGAGGCTGTCGAGACACGTTATCGAAACGACGGGTACGATCTGGCCCGTGTCATTTCCGTTGATATCGATTCCTGCGGAAAGGATATCGTCCTGCATCTCGACGAAGCGATCATCACCGATATCACCGTTGACAATCCCGGCCGCACCCGCGACTGGCTTATTCGAGCCGGTTTTCCGCTCAAGAAAGGTGAGCCTTATTCCGCTCACAAAGGAGCGCTCGGCCTGGCCAATATATACGGCACCGAGTTGTTCGATCGGGTGGCGGTCGATCTTGAACCGGATCGGGCCGGGGCTCGGGTTCGTATCAGCGTCGAGGAGCATAAGTATTTCCAGGTTCGTCTTGGCTGGCATTGGGACGACCGTTTTCAGTCGGAGGAGTTTGCGGAGATTCTCGACGACAATGTCTACGGCGCCGGTATCGAGTATTTGATTCATGGGCGCTATGCCGAGGATCGGCAACGTTGTTTCGTCCGCCTTTCGGCGGATCGGATATTCTCCACCTATTTAACCGCCCGCTTTACCGGATTCTACAATCGCCTGGAACGCAACCTGTTCGATGAAGCCGGTGAAATCACCGATGAGCGAGAAGAAAACCGCTACGGCTTCGAGGCCAGTATCGGCCAGCAGATCGCTCGCCTGGGTATCGTATCGGCCGGATTAGTGATCGAGCAGGTACGATGCGAACAGGAGAGTACCGACGAGGTCGACGAGTTCGGTTTGCGCTCCATCAAATTCGAGTCACTGGTTGAGAATTTCGACCAGGTCAATTTCACCAACTCCGGTAAACGTCATCAATTCGAACTGCGTCTCGCCGGTGAGTATCTCGGCGGCGAAACCGAATTCACCAAATTCTATTCCTCGGTGGAGGCTTACTGGCCGCTCGGTTCCCTCCTGAACTACCACCCTCATATAGCCGTTGGTTTATCCCGCTCCAACCTGCCACCCTCGGAACGATTTTACCTCGGGGGATTGCATTCCTTCATGGGTTACCGAACCAACCAGTTGGTCGGAGACAAAGTCCTGACCATGGCCCAGGAACTTCGTTTACGCCTGCCGCTGAAGTTTTATTTCATCACTCGTTATGATGTCGGTCAGGTTTATTCGAGTACCGATCACATTAAGCTGTCCAATATCCGCCACGGCTTCGGAGTCATTGCAGCGTTTGATGCCTTAATCGGTCCCATCGAATTCGGATACGGCGTCGCGACCGGAGAATTCGAACGTTACTACCTGAACGTCGGCTTGAATTTCTAA
- a CDS encoding RNA methyltransferase: MSVTSGEIKNIKSLLSHKGRQRLGCFSAEGVRLLEEALRHRFLPETVYFSESLLSERGLELAEGFRSRRVEVKAVTAQQMERMSDTRSPQGILGRFVLPDQSEAKLWTGSGRNILLCEDINDPGNLGTLIRSALAFGFDRLALCGNAAEVYAPKVLRASAGALFAIKTARTNVDTLRKRLADSDWRLVAADLRGEPIRRLTAGIKGTGKLILALGSEAEGLSSELLELASLRVRLEHDRKVESLNVAVAGSILMQQIYDAI; this comes from the coding sequence ATGTCGGTAACATCGGGCGAGATCAAGAATATAAAATCGTTGCTTAGTCATAAAGGGCGTCAGCGTCTGGGATGTTTTTCCGCAGAAGGGGTGCGTTTGCTCGAAGAGGCGTTGCGTCATCGTTTTTTGCCGGAAACGGTATATTTCAGCGAGTCGCTGCTTTCCGAACGCGGTCTTGAACTGGCCGAGGGATTCCGTTCGCGTCGGGTCGAGGTTAAAGCCGTAACGGCGCAGCAGATGGAGCGTATGAGTGATACCCGTTCGCCTCAGGGGATTCTCGGACGATTCGTGTTGCCCGATCAATCGGAGGCAAAACTTTGGACCGGTTCCGGCCGTAATATACTATTGTGTGAAGATATAAACGATCCCGGCAATCTCGGTACGCTGATCCGATCGGCGCTGGCATTCGGTTTTGACCGTCTGGCCTTATGCGGGAATGCGGCGGAAGTATATGCGCCCAAGGTGTTGCGGGCCTCGGCCGGAGCGCTGTTTGCGATTAAAACAGCTCGGACTAATGTCGACACACTCCGTAAGCGTCTGGCCGACAGTGACTGGCGGTTGGTGGCCGCGGATTTACGCGGTGAGCCGATTCGCCGATTGACCGCCGGAATCAAAGGAACCGGCAAACTGATTCTGGCGCTAGGTTCCGAAGCGGAGGGACTTTCGTCCGAATTGCTGGAATTGGCCTCCTTGCGGGTGCGGCTCGAACATGATCGCAAGGTCGAATCACTTAACGTGGCGGTGGCCGGTTCAATCTTGATGCAGCAGATTTATGATGCAATTTAG